A genomic stretch from Telopea speciosissima isolate NSW1024214 ecotype Mountain lineage chromosome 7, Tspe_v1, whole genome shotgun sequence includes:
- the LOC122668785 gene encoding ethylene-responsive transcription factor ERF017-like: MVKPSATENEAAERSDSTRYKGVRKRKWGKWVSEIRLPNSRERIWLGSYETPEKAARAFDAALFCLRGRNANFNFPHSPPQIPCAESLSHTQIRAAAARFANETQSQPQDRDPPHYLPTSDYASPSSTSDGAAAAGSDVSIDWSCFDLFPSLGHGEGMSDFGGFSEIPDYSTQYFPPPQPNFTTTSATATATFDVVDDDGVDNGSGVHSHPSYLWNF; this comes from the coding sequence ATGGTGAAACCTTCTGCTACTGAGAATGAAGCAGCAGAGAGAAGCGACTCTACTAGGTACAAGGGAGTAAGAAAGAGGAAATGGGGGAAATGGGTATCAGAAATCAGACTACCAAACAGCAGGGAAAGGATATGGCTAGGCTCTTACGAAACCCCAGAGAAAGCAGCAAGGGCATTCGATGCTGCTCTATTCTGCTTGCGCGGTCGCAACGCCAATTTCAATTTCCCCCACAGCCCTCCTCAGATTCCCTGTGCTGAGTCCCTCTCACACACTCAAATTCGAGCTGCTGCCGCAAGGTTTGCAAATGAGACACAATCACAGCCGCAAGATCGAGATCCTCCTCATTACTTACCCACGTCTGATTATGCATCTCCGTCGTCGACCTCCGATGGGGCAGCAGCGGCGGGGAGCGATGTTTCCATCGACTGGTCGTGCTTCGATTTGTTTCCGTCGTTGGGACATGGCGAAGGAATGTCCGATTTCGGAGGGTTTTCTGAGATTCCAGATTACTCTACCCAGTACTTTCCGCCGCCGCAACCAAATTTTACTACCACTTCTGCTACTGCAACTGCAACTTTTGATGTAGTTGACGACGATGGAGTGGACAATGGCTCTGGAGTCCATTCTCATCCTTCATATCTCTGGAACTTCTGA